One part of the Terrimicrobium sacchariphilum genome encodes these proteins:
- a CDS encoding prepilin-type N-terminal cleavage/methylation domain-containing protein yields the protein MLPPNDARKERGFTLIEMLAAIAIVLFLASLLYAGVGPMLETSRRAKCAGQLRAISHAVSLYAGENNMNFPPSYGGVADPKHTWWWYNFDSPLAAYAGNTQTWMKITICDKNRSPAKVAASGVPGYPYAVNYNIMPTYNAQINFTVVKATQVSNPSRMILMMDSVKGDEWGWGFRDVAPEFKNWNRVSENHLGMANVLWCDGHVSAIRKSEVRSENCLIQ from the coding sequence ATGCTCCCCCCCAACGATGCTAGAAAAGAAAGAGGGTTCACCCTGATCGAGATGCTCGCGGCCATTGCCATCGTGCTCTTCCTCGCCAGCCTGCTCTACGCCGGGGTCGGCCCCATGTTGGAAACCTCGCGCAGGGCAAAATGTGCGGGGCAGCTGCGTGCCATCTCGCACGCCGTGTCGCTGTACGCCGGAGAGAACAACATGAACTTCCCCCCCTCCTACGGCGGGGTCGCCGACCCGAAACATACCTGGTGGTGGTATAACTTTGACTCCCCGCTGGCTGCCTATGCGGGCAATACCCAGACCTGGATGAAGATCACCATCTGCGACAAGAACCGGTCGCCCGCCAAGGTGGCCGCCAGCGGAGTGCCGGGTTACCCGTACGCGGTGAACTACAACATCATGCCCACCTACAATGCCCAGATCAACTTTACCGTGGTCAAAGCAACGCAGGTCAGCAATCCCTCACGCATGATCCTCATGATGGACTCGGTGAAGGGCGACGAATGGGGATGGGGGTTTCGCGACGTGGCGCCGGAATTCAAAAACTGGAACCGAGTCTCAGAAAACCACCTGGGCATGGCCAATGTGCTCTGGTGTGACGGCCATGTCTCCGCGATACGAAAGAGCGAGGTCCGCTCGGAGAACTGCCTCATCCAGTAG